The proteins below are encoded in one region of Opisthocomus hoazin isolate bOpiHoa1 chromosome 24, bOpiHoa1.hap1, whole genome shotgun sequence:
- the LOC142364060 gene encoding uncharacterized protein LOC142364060 has product MAPKAVALLLVLLVVSGARADVQPDEVASVLWKYFTELGSHAKETAEQLQQGEISTQLNTLLESNLRSVGSYAEELRRRLVPFATELQARLAQDSQRLREQVQRELAELRAELAPYAEQVHQQIGTSVRQLQARVSPHAEELRSQVDRGAGELRRALEPYAAELRERLQDNAEGARAALGPYADRLQQQIDSGVQSLKERLAPLAEELKAQVGPSVAELRQGLGPYAQQAQDGLSRQLESLTAQMERAAEELRARLAASAEELRVQLSPLAQELRQAAGSDGEGLRQRLAALARELDERAGRALEAFRQQAAPFGEAFGRKLAERLQEMSGKLGSGAAGVEDHLELLEREVREKVAEFLSTTWTEEKQAEES; this is encoded by the exons ATGGCTCCCAAGGCGGTCGCCCtcctcctggtgctgctggtggtctcGG GGGCCCGGGCTGATGTCCAGCCGGACGAGGTGGCCAGCGTGCTGTGGAAGTACTTCACGGAGCTGGGCAGCCATGCCAAGGAGACGGCGGAGCAGCTGCAGCAAGGCGAGATCTCCACGCAGCTGAA caccctgctggagagcaacctGCGGAGCGTCGGCTCGTACGCCGAGGAGCTGCGGCGGCGGCTGGTGCCCTTCGCCACAGAGCTGCAGGCGCGGCTGGCGCAGGACTCGCAGCGGCTGCGGGAGCAGGTCCAGCGCGAGCTGGCGGAGCTGCGGGCCGAGCTGGCGCCCTACGCCGAGCAGGTGCACCAGCAGATCGGCACCAGCGTCCGCCAGCTGCAGGCCAGGGTGAGCCCCCACGCCGAGGAGCTGCGCTCGCAGGTGGaccgcggggccggggagctgcgGCGGGCGCTGGAGCCCTACGCCGCCGAGCTGCGGGAGCGGCTGCAGGACAACGCCGAGGGCGCGCGGGCCGCCCTCGGCCCCTACGCCGACCGGCTGCAGCAGCAGATCGACAGCGGGGTGCAGAGCCTGAAGGAGCGGCTGGCGCCGCTGGCCGAGGAGCTGAAGGCGCAGGTGGGGCCGAGCGTGGCCGAGCTGCGGCAGGGGCTCGGCCCCTACGCCCAGCAGGCGCAGGACGGCCTCAGCCGGCAGCTGGAGAGCCTGACGGCGCAGATGgagcgggcggcggaggagcTGCGCGCCCGCCTGGCCGCCAGCGCCGAGGAGCTGCGCGTGCAGCTGAGCCCGCTGGCGCAGGAGCTGCGGCAGGCGGCGGGCAGCgacggcgaggggctgcggcagcGCCTGGCCGCCCTGGCGCGGGAGCTGGACgagcgcgcggggcgggcgctgGAGGCCTtccggcagcaggcagccccctTCGGCGAGGCCTTCGGGCGCAAGCTGGCGGAGCGGCTGCAGGAGATGAGCGGCAAGCTGGGCTCGGGCGCCGCCGGCGTCGAGGAccacctggagctgctggagagggaggTGCGGGAGAAGGTGGCCGAGTTCCTCAGCACCACCTGGACGGAGGAGAAGCAGGCGGAGGAGAGCTGA
- the APOA1 gene encoding apolipoprotein A-I, which translates to MRAVVVALALLCLTGTQARYFWQHDEPQAPLERLKDMVDVYLETVKTSGKDAITQFESSAVGKQLDLNLAHNLDALGAAAAKLREDMAPYYKEVREMWLKDTESLRQELTKDLEEVKEKIRPFLDQFSTKWTEELENYRQRLAPVAQDLKELTKQKVELMQEKLTPMAEEARDRLREHVEELRKNLAPYSDELRQKLSQKLEEVREKGIPQAAEYQARAVEQLSKLREKLTPLLQDYKERLTPYAESLKTRFMNLLEDLRKSVA; encoded by the exons ATGAGAGCCGTGGTGGTGGCCCTCGCCCTGCTCTGCCTGACGG GCACCCAGGCCCGCTACTTCTGGCAGCACGATGAGCCCCAGGCGCCCCTGGAGCGCCTCAAGGACATGGTGGACGTGTACCTGGAGACGGTGAAGACCAGTGGCAAGGATGCCATCACCCAGTTCGAGTCCTCCGCCGTGGGCAAACAGCTGGA cctgaACCTGGCCCACAACCTGGACGCGCTGGGCGCAGCCGCCGCCAAGCTGCGGGAGGACATGGCCCCCTACTACAAGGAGGTGCGGGAGATGTGGCTGAAGGACACGGAGTCGCTGCGCCAGGAGCTGACCAAGGACCTGGAGGAGGTGAAGGAGAAGATCCGGCCCTTCCTGGACCAGTTCTCCACCAAGTGGACGGAGGAGCTGGAGAATTACCGCCAGCGCCTGGCGCCCGTGGCCCAGGACCTGAAGGAGCTCACCAAGCAGAAGGTGGAGCTGATGCAGGAGAAGCTGACGCCCATGGCCGAGGAGGCGCGGGACCGCCTGCGCGAGCACGTGGAGGAGCTGCGCAAGAACCTGGCGCCCTACAGCGACGAGCTGCGGCAGAAGCTGAGCCAGAAGCTGGAGGAGGTCCGGGAGAAGGGCATCCCCCAGGCCGCCGAGTACCAGGCGCGGGCGGTGGAGCAGCTCAGCAAGCTGCGCGAGAAGCTGACGCCGCTGCTGCAGGACTACAAGGAGCGCCTCACCCCCTACGCCGAGAGCCTCAAGACCCGCTTCATGAACTTGCTGGAAGACCTCCGGAAGAGCGTGGCCTGA